From Candidatus Manganitrophus morganii, the proteins below share one genomic window:
- a CDS encoding CHRD domain-containing protein — protein sequence MLSFKFKFPFTSILTGLFVALFLIGCGQTGDRQTTIGPGAADNFSSPIPAPLEKLRTGLNAKVIVDGGTPNVQIIDLQVDTQNDRVVGTIPNLPVGPHTFEIQYFIDNALIATAPAVTITIQANADTPVPFDAGALVYPDTDNDGFTNLNEVEIFGSASDAWTNPNLKPEVSVVVNPQTAILPPNGVQTFTAAIAQNANQGVTWNVEGGDANGTITPGGTYTAPVTPGTHNVVATSQADPTKSTTIAVAVVKPATIDPTFDSDGIVSTPLGSSSSITGLAVQTDGKIIAVGQSNLSGSHFTLVRYNPDGSPDTTFGTNNDGIVTTTIGASSIARNVALQTDGKIVVGGDSANQFALARYNSDGTRDSTFGNDGIVTTTIGSSSFGLDLVIQADGKIILAGQTNPVGGGAVTFALARFNTNGSPDTTFDTDGIVTAPAGEVRAVALQADGKIIVAGRSANHFTLVRYNANGTLDTTFDTDGIVTTIIGTTNSIILDLIIQPNGKIVALGQSNSGGVTTVALTRYNENGSLDNTFSTDGIVTTAIAVSTLSYQAVALQADGKILAGGNLSLARFNIDGTLDNTFDTDGILAITIGTGILAFDMDLQADGKVIVGGQLSSHFTLGRFQTAAPSVLLRANLTGDQEIQTTPVTTSATGSATFIISPGQTEITYTLSVSDLGFREITAVQIHLASRGQGGGAVLSTLTASSFISPLTGRLTPSDLEPSARLVAGIGTFSDLIKAMREGRTYVHVHTAFHQLGEIRGQIETPPPTLAALQAQIFTPKCASCHNPAEVGGVTANLFLDSQQTSFENLVNAASTQSPTFKRVEPFKPDESYLIHKLEGTAAAPFNTQMPLGGPFLSAEEIKLTRDWISGGAKND from the coding sequence ATGCTCTCTTTTAAATTCAAATTTCCCTTCACCTCGATTCTTACCGGACTGTTCGTCGCCCTTTTCCTGATCGGTTGCGGCCAAACCGGCGATCGGCAGACCACGATCGGGCCCGGCGCGGCGGACAACTTCTCCTCCCCGATTCCCGCACCGTTGGAGAAACTTCGGACTGGGCTGAATGCGAAGGTGATCGTCGATGGGGGAACCCCCAACGTCCAAATCATCGATCTGCAAGTCGATACGCAAAACGACCGGGTCGTGGGAACCATCCCCAACCTTCCCGTCGGACCGCACACGTTTGAGATTCAGTATTTTATCGATAATGCTTTAATCGCCACCGCTCCCGCCGTGACGATCACGATCCAGGCCAATGCCGACACCCCGGTTCCCTTCGACGCCGGGGCGCTTGTTTACCCCGACACCGACAACGACGGCTTCACCAACCTCAACGAGGTGGAGATCTTCGGATCCGCCAGCGATGCCTGGACGAATCCCAATCTTAAACCTGAGGTTTCCGTGGTCGTGAATCCTCAAACGGCGATTCTCCCCCCCAACGGGGTTCAGACCTTTACGGCAGCCATCGCACAAAATGCAAATCAGGGCGTCACCTGGAACGTCGAAGGGGGAGATGCAAACGGTACGATCACGCCGGGCGGCACCTATACTGCTCCCGTGACGCCAGGGACTCATAATGTGGTGGCAACCAGCCAGGCCGACCCTACGAAAAGTACAACGATAGCCGTGGCTGTGGTTAAACCGGCGACAATCGACCCAACTTTCGATTCAGATGGCATCGTCAGCACCCCTCTCGGAAGTAGCAGCTCTATCACCGGTTTGGCCGTTCAAACAGATGGGAAAATCATTGCAGTAGGCCAGTCCAACTTGAGTGGGTCTCATTTCACTCTGGTCCGGTACAACCCTGACGGTAGTCCTGACACCACATTCGGCACCAATAATGATGGAATTGTCACTACTACGATTGGGGCCTCCAGCATTGCAAGGAATGTTGCCCTTCAGACTGATGGAAAGATCGTCGTGGGAGGAGACTCTGCAAACCAATTCGCTCTGGCTCGTTATAACTCCGACGGAACCCGAGATTCCACTTTCGGCAACGACGGCATTGTTACCACGACCATTGGAAGTTCCAGCTTCGGTCTTGACCTGGTGATTCAAGCCGACGGCAAGATTATCCTAGCAGGACAAACTAACCCCGTCGGGGGGGGAGCAGTTACCTTTGCCCTGGCCCGGTTTAATACCAACGGCAGCCCGGATACAACCTTTGACACCGACGGTATCGTCACTGCCCCCGCTGGAGAAGTGCGTGCAGTCGCTCTTCAAGCTGATGGAAAAATAATCGTAGCAGGACGATCTGCGAACCATTTCACCCTGGTCCGATATAATGCCAATGGTACTCTCGATACAACTTTCGACACGGATGGTATCGTCACGACCATTATTGGAACAACAAATAGCATCATTCTTGACTTAATTATTCAGCCCAACGGTAAAATCGTTGCATTAGGACAATCAAATAGCGGCGGAGTAACGACAGTCGCCTTAACAAGGTACAATGAGAACGGCAGCCTCGACAATACATTTAGTACCGACGGAATCGTGACGACCGCCATTGCAGTCAGCACCCTCAGTTACCAAGCGGTCGCCCTTCAGGCAGACGGCAAGATCCTTGCTGGAGGAAATCTTTCTCTAGCACGGTTCAACATCGATGGTACTCTCGATAATACTTTCGATACTGACGGCATCCTTGCAATAACGATCGGGACCGGCATTCTTGCCTTTGACATGGATCTTCAGGCCGACGGCAAGGTCATCGTAGGAGGACAGCTTAGCAGTCATTTCACTCTTGGCCGCTTCCAAACCGCCGCCCCTTCGGTTTTATTACGGGCAAACCTCACCGGCGATCAGGAAATCCAGACAACACCTGTAACGACATCTGCTACTGGATCGGCCACATTTATAATCAGCCCTGGACAGACTGAAATAACCTATACGCTCTCTGTCTCGGATCTCGGCTTCAGAGAAATCACAGCGGTCCAAATTCACCTGGCATCAAGAGGGCAAGGCGGCGGCGCCGTCCTTTCCACCCTCACCGCCAGCAGCTTTATCAGCCCATTGACTGGAAGATTGACCCCCTCCGACCTGGAACCCAGCGCCAGGCTGGTGGCAGGTATCGGGACCTTTTCCGATCTGATTAAGGCCATGCGGGAGGGAAGAACCTATGTCCACGTTCATACCGCGTTCCATCAACTCGGTGAAATCCGTGGTCAAATCGAGACACCTCCTCCGACCCTGGCCGCCCTTCAAGCTCAGATTTTTACGCCAAAGTGCGCCAGCTGCCATAACCCAGCCGAAGTGGGCGGCGTGACAGCCAATCTCTTCCTCGATTCTCAGCAAACCTCTTTTGAGAACCTCGTGAATGCGGCGAGCACTCAGAGCCCTACCTTCAAAAGGGTTGAGCCGTTCAAACCCGATGAGAGCTACCTCATCCACAAACTCGAAGGAACCGCTGCGGCACCATTCAATACTCAAATGCCTCTCGGCGGGCCTTTCCTCTCCGCTGAAGAAATTAAATTAACCCGGGATTGGATATCCGGCGGCGCCAAAAACGACTGA
- a CDS encoding type II toxin-antitoxin system RelE/ParE family toxin, which produces MTYRLIYTRKAERDIKALTSPIRERIGKALLRYCKDPFKHAEKLTDSILGSYRFRIGDYRVVFDIEEDEIVVLRVGHRREIYRRK; this is translated from the coding sequence GTGACCTATCGACTCATCTATACCCGGAAAGCCGAAAGAGACATTAAGGCGCTCACCTCCCCGATTCGAGAGAGGATCGGCAAAGCACTCCTCCGGTATTGCAAAGATCCGTTCAAACATGCTGAAAAATTGACTGATTCTATTCTGGGAAGCTACCGCTTCAGAATAGGCGATTATCGTGTGGTATTCGATATCGAAGAAGACGAGATTGTTGTTCTCAGGGTGGGGCATCGGAGAGAAATTTACCGAAGAAAGTAA
- a CDS encoding protein phosphatase 2C domain-containing protein, whose amino-acid sequence MPVLWNSLKNHFKRNEEKTGGKTESAGLTDIGSRRAHNEDALFLSDEAGLYLVADGMGGHSFGEVASRMAVETVSKKFLSSSREKPASLLTEAIQEANNRIYQFSQEKVKVFDGTETLTGPGTVGTTIVALALSGETAIIANVGDSRAYRLRNGRLALLTQDHTLAAMQPPSGKAAPATLPSKLKHILTRAVGVETKVKIDLLEEPLQPGDLFLLCSDGLTNMVSDARIAEVLSSPSSIQSACDILIKEANRNGGKDNITCVLVRSR is encoded by the coding sequence ATGCCGGTGCTTTGGAATAGTCTTAAAAATCACTTCAAAAGAAATGAGGAGAAAACCGGCGGAAAAACCGAAAGCGCCGGTTTGACCGATATCGGCTCAAGACGGGCCCACAACGAAGACGCGCTCTTTCTCTCGGACGAAGCCGGCCTTTATCTGGTGGCCGACGGGATGGGAGGCCACTCCTTCGGGGAGGTCGCAAGCAGAATGGCGGTGGAAACCGTCTCGAAAAAATTCCTCTCTTCCAGCAGAGAAAAACCGGCCTCTCTGCTGACGGAGGCGATTCAGGAAGCGAACAACCGGATTTATCAGTTTTCCCAGGAGAAGGTGAAAGTTTTCGACGGAACGGAGACCCTGACCGGCCCCGGGACCGTCGGAACGACGATTGTCGCCCTGGCCCTCTCCGGGGAGACAGCCATCATTGCGAATGTGGGAGACAGCCGGGCCTACCGCCTGCGGAACGGCCGCCTCGCGCTGCTGACGCAAGATCACACCCTTGCCGCGATGCAGCCCCCTTCGGGAAAGGCCGCTCCAGCGACCCTCCCCTCCAAATTGAAGCACATTCTGACCCGCGCGGTCGGCGTGGAGACCAAAGTCAAAATCGACCTTCTGGAAGAGCCTCTCCAACCGGGCGATCTCTTTCTCCTCTGCTCAGACGGCCTCACCAATATGGTTTCCGACGCGCGCATCGCGGAGGTCCTCTCCTCCCCTTCCTCGATCCAATCGGCCTGCGACATCCTGATCAAAGAGGCCAACCGAAACGGCGGAAAAGACAATATTACCTGCGTTTTGGTGCGCTCCAGATAA
- a CDS encoding sigma 54-interacting transcriptional regulator, translating to MLEFKVYLDKKLIQRSLLSKGEITVGRSSENDLVLPNQHVSRLHLVIAQEGDAFRLEDRSSNGVLLDGKPVAGSTLLPSQCKLGVYPFEIDCSRRQEDHTVPIPKKTPHAVLQEKDRRQEAYSSNAPLRSHFGILIGESPSMQQIYRLIEDVSGHPVTVLIRGEHGTGKELVARAIHEASARRNEPFIAVNCAAIPLDLIESELFGHEKGAFTGAQTTQKGKIEEADKGTLFLDEIGELSPAAQAKLLRFLQGKVVMRLGSARETPVDTRVVAATNKDLERAVEEGTFRADLYYRIKVVQILLPPLRDRKEDIPLLAAHFIERLGEELNLPARPVLTDEALHRLQAADWPGNVRQMENAFYSALVRSRSPQLLDETLLFDSEAWNSPAEMEDEAPLDAISKELLLKILKESSWDTAKAAETLKVSRGTVYYKLKKYGINLREAAKRSANM from the coding sequence ATGCTTGAATTCAAAGTCTATCTCGATAAAAAGCTCATTCAGCGCTCGCTCCTGTCCAAAGGTGAAATTACCGTCGGCCGCTCTTCCGAGAACGATCTGGTCCTCCCCAATCAACACGTGTCACGGCTTCATCTGGTGATTGCGCAGGAGGGGGACGCTTTCCGCCTGGAAGACCGGAGCTCGAACGGCGTTCTCCTCGACGGGAAACCGGTCGCCGGATCAACCCTTCTTCCCTCGCAGTGCAAGTTGGGGGTCTACCCGTTCGAGATCGACTGCTCCCGTCGGCAGGAGGATCACACCGTCCCCATTCCGAAGAAAACACCCCACGCCGTCCTGCAAGAAAAAGATCGACGACAAGAGGCCTACTCTTCCAACGCTCCTCTCCGCAGCCATTTCGGAATCTTGATCGGAGAGAGCCCGTCGATGCAGCAGATCTACCGCCTCATCGAGGATGTCTCGGGTCATCCGGTCACCGTCCTGATCCGGGGAGAGCATGGGACCGGAAAGGAGCTGGTCGCCCGGGCGATCCACGAGGCAAGCGCGCGAAGAAACGAGCCGTTCATCGCCGTCAACTGCGCCGCCATCCCGCTCGATCTGATCGAAAGCGAGCTGTTCGGACATGAAAAAGGGGCCTTCACCGGGGCTCAAACCACACAGAAGGGAAAAATCGAGGAGGCCGATAAAGGAACCCTTTTTCTCGACGAGATCGGCGAATTGAGCCCGGCCGCCCAGGCGAAGCTTCTCCGCTTCCTCCAGGGAAAGGTCGTGATGCGGCTGGGAAGCGCGCGCGAGACCCCGGTCGATACCCGCGTCGTCGCCGCGACCAACAAAGATCTGGAGCGGGCGGTCGAAGAGGGGACCTTTCGCGCCGATCTTTACTACCGGATCAAGGTCGTTCAGATTCTCCTCCCTCCCCTGCGGGATCGAAAAGAAGATATCCCCCTTCTCGCCGCCCATTTTATCGAGCGGCTCGGTGAGGAATTGAACCTGCCGGCCAGGCCGGTCTTGACCGATGAAGCGCTCCATCGCCTTCAGGCCGCCGATTGGCCCGGCAATGTCCGACAGATGGAGAACGCTTTCTACAGCGCGCTCGTTCGCTCCCGATCCCCCCAGCTTCTGGACGAGACCCTTCTTTTCGATTCAGAGGCCTGGAACAGCCCCGCAGAGATGGAAGACGAAGCCCCGCTCGATGCCATTTCGAAAGAGCTGCTCCTCAAGATCCTCAAAGAGAGCAGCTGGGATACCGCCAAGGCGGCGGAGACATTGAAGGTCAGCCGGGGAACCGTCTACTACAAGCTGAAAAAGTATGGGATCAACCTCCGCGAAGCGGCAAAACGAAGCGCCAACATGTGA
- a CDS encoding protein kinase — translation MENQLFSGKYEIQGEIARGGMGIVYKAVHKSLNRIVALKVLHAQYTGDTSFVKRFQREARAMARLDHENVIRVYDVSEDQNAQYIVMEFFPGKDLKQVILEKGPLSLEQALSVALQMAEALAYAHAQGIVHRDIKPSNVMVDSRGRVKLADFGIAAATDEISVTATGQIIGTPEYMSPEQARGEAMDGRSDLYSLGIVLYEMLTGTTPFERLSRMSIIAKLIYEPQEFNLTFPDHIPSPIQTLVQSLLRKQAQERVSDAATLIEKIRNLGNENSDEDTLDRTMTRAISLPSDATPAPGQPVDEEESTAMLPGRTDPKRSGEFASPKTPPPLQRPPTGKFTPVPLPGSDLPEKTHTLSPPPPSGQTHAGQGQRLLPIFAGVVGLVVLIVGGVYFFSSDSESAPEPVAAVSPPPPRPVEQPVAPPEPAPAPLPVSTPAPPEPKQEDPIEAAQAKANEIETEARKAQSNVSESNFEADRLDARHRASQLYLHAADLERKGAKAFQKGSELMNRKQYEEAGATLEEAKDFFVRADQGFKKAKEEAQTQLAKATSAPSPKPMKTPKAATENPAKASGPPPSAETKIAKQTPPPVVPARPDIEVVGEILSKLKKAYEGRDMAALMQISNLSDGRTRILQEIFRDHPVVKVSIANFSLAGELASANVVITRLVDQNGKVVPPPDEWKQSKVLIRKEGAGWGKVLW, via the coding sequence ATGGAAAACCAGCTTTTTTCAGGTAAATACGAAATCCAGGGGGAGATCGCGCGCGGCGGCATGGGGATCGTCTACAAGGCGGTCCACAAATCGCTCAATCGAATCGTCGCTCTCAAAGTCCTTCACGCCCAATACACCGGCGACACCTCCTTTGTAAAACGCTTTCAGCGCGAGGCCCGCGCCATGGCCCGGCTGGACCATGAGAACGTCATCCGCGTCTACGACGTTTCGGAAGATCAGAACGCGCAATACATCGTCATGGAGTTCTTTCCGGGAAAGGACCTCAAGCAGGTCATCCTGGAGAAAGGACCCCTCTCTCTGGAGCAGGCGCTCTCGGTCGCCCTGCAGATGGCGGAGGCGCTCGCCTATGCCCATGCGCAAGGAATTGTCCACCGGGATATCAAGCCGAGCAACGTCATGGTCGACAGCCGGGGAAGGGTGAAGCTCGCCGACTTCGGCATTGCCGCCGCCACCGACGAAATCTCCGTGACCGCCACCGGCCAGATCATCGGCACCCCGGAGTACATGTCGCCGGAGCAAGCGCGCGGAGAAGCGATGGACGGGCGGAGCGATCTCTACTCGCTCGGCATCGTCCTCTATGAAATGCTCACCGGAACGACCCCGTTCGAGCGGCTCTCCCGGATGTCGATCATCGCCAAGCTGATTTACGAGCCGCAGGAATTCAACCTCACCTTCCCCGATCATATCCCCTCCCCCATTCAAACGCTCGTCCAATCGCTGCTGAGAAAACAGGCGCAGGAGCGTGTTTCGGACGCGGCAACTTTGATCGAGAAGATCCGGAATCTCGGAAATGAGAATTCCGACGAAGATACCCTCGACCGGACGATGACGCGGGCGATCTCCCTCCCTTCGGACGCCACGCCGGCGCCGGGACAACCGGTCGACGAAGAAGAATCGACGGCGATGCTTCCCGGACGAACGGATCCGAAGAGAAGCGGAGAGTTCGCTTCTCCCAAAACGCCCCCTCCCCTTCAACGTCCGCCGACCGGAAAGTTCACCCCGGTTCCCTTACCGGGATCCGACTTGCCCGAGAAAACGCATACCCTCTCCCCTCCTCCCCCGTCGGGCCAGACTCACGCGGGTCAAGGGCAACGATTGCTCCCGATCTTCGCCGGCGTCGTTGGATTGGTCGTCCTGATCGTTGGAGGGGTCTACTTCTTTTCTTCTGATTCGGAATCGGCTCCCGAGCCGGTGGCGGCAGTTTCCCCGCCCCCACCGCGTCCGGTGGAGCAGCCGGTCGCGCCGCCTGAACCGGCGCCGGCTCCCCTCCCGGTCAGCACCCCCGCCCCTCCGGAGCCGAAACAGGAAGATCCGATCGAGGCCGCGCAGGCGAAAGCGAATGAGATCGAGACCGAGGCACGGAAAGCACAGAGCAACGTCTCCGAATCCAATTTCGAGGCCGATCGGCTCGATGCCCGCCATCGCGCCTCCCAGCTTTATTTGCATGCAGCCGACTTGGAAAGGAAAGGGGCCAAAGCATTCCAAAAGGGAAGCGAATTGATGAACCGGAAACAATATGAAGAGGCCGGCGCGACGCTGGAAGAGGCAAAAGACTTCTTCGTCCGCGCCGACCAAGGGTTCAAAAAGGCGAAAGAGGAGGCGCAGACGCAACTCGCCAAGGCGACCTCCGCGCCAAGCCCCAAACCGATGAAGACGCCGAAGGCCGCCACGGAAAATCCCGCCAAAGCCTCCGGCCCGCCCCCCTCAGCCGAGACGAAGATCGCAAAACAGACCCCGCCGCCGGTTGTTCCGGCGCGGCCCGATATCGAGGTGGTCGGCGAAATTTTATCGAAGTTGAAGAAAGCCTACGAAGGGAGGGACATGGCCGCCCTGATGCAAATCAGCAATCTCTCCGACGGCCGGACCCGCATCCTGCAAGAGATCTTCCGCGACCATCCGGTCGTCAAAGTCTCCATCGCCAACTTTTCGCTCGCCGGAGAGCTGGCTTCCGCCAATGTGGTGATCACCCGGCTGGTCGACCAAAACGGCAAGGTCGTCCCCCCCCCGGACGAATGGAAGCAGAGCAAGGTGCTCATTCGAAAAGAGGGAGCGGGCTGGGGGAAGGTGCTCTGGTAA
- a CDS encoding DUF4388 domain-containing protein codes for MALEGSIEEFGLPEIFQMILLQKKEGVLRLTREKTTLFIEFNQGQIISAGDGEGDARLADNLIKAEKISSDQLKALLRAQKRDNQPLARALVQAGHLPADAVKKLNRILTEETVFSLFEWKSGSYKFEAKDTSYDSQLIEPLSTDSILMEGATRTDEWPLLKKRVPSTEMVFEVLPKEPPPAPADEASEKKEEDSFESMANLSEPEEEEGAWLLPWIDGKRTVQEIVDHAQSGTFPVFKALSELISQGRIKAKEESLKSQRKKSGFTFKELSRQQQIIRIIFNSITIAAMVIFSIVAFKSVYVTLSNAVQPILEMRTLRAGIERDNLLFALDLYYLRYGRYPDALQQLATEGLLNSKRERRIDLSKWKYELTGNTFRLSSL; via the coding sequence ATGGCTCTAGAAGGCTCCATCGAAGAGTTCGGACTTCCCGAGATCTTCCAGATGATCCTCCTTCAAAAGAAAGAGGGGGTTCTGAGGCTGACCCGCGAAAAGACCACCCTCTTCATCGAGTTCAACCAAGGGCAAATCATCTCCGCGGGAGATGGAGAAGGAGATGCGCGGCTCGCCGACAATCTGATCAAAGCGGAGAAGATCAGCAGCGATCAATTGAAGGCGCTTCTCAGGGCGCAGAAAAGGGACAACCAACCGCTTGCGCGGGCCCTGGTCCAAGCGGGACACCTTCCGGCCGACGCGGTCAAAAAACTAAATCGAATCCTCACCGAAGAGACGGTCTTCTCGCTCTTCGAATGGAAATCGGGGAGTTATAAGTTTGAGGCCAAAGACACATCGTACGATTCCCAGCTCATCGAGCCGCTGAGCACCGACTCCATCTTGATGGAAGGGGCGACGCGGACCGATGAATGGCCCCTCCTCAAAAAGAGAGTTCCCTCCACCGAGATGGTCTTCGAGGTGCTCCCCAAAGAGCCCCCCCCGGCGCCTGCCGATGAGGCGTCTGAAAAGAAGGAGGAAGACTCCTTCGAATCGATGGCAAACCTCTCCGAGCCGGAGGAAGAAGAAGGGGCCTGGCTGCTCCCCTGGATCGACGGGAAACGGACGGTCCAGGAGATCGTCGATCATGCGCAGAGTGGGACCTTTCCCGTTTTCAAGGCGCTCAGCGAGTTGATCTCTCAAGGAAGGATCAAGGCAAAGGAAGAGTCGTTAAAAAGCCAGCGCAAGAAGTCGGGCTTCACATTTAAAGAGCTCTCCAGGCAGCAGCAGATTATCCGAATCATTTTTAACAGCATCACCATCGCCGCAATGGTGATTTTTTCAATTGTTGCCTTCAAGTCGGTTTACGTAACCCTTTCCAATGCCGTTCAGCCGATTCTGGAGATGAGGACCCTCCGGGCGGGAATCGAGCGGGACAACCTTCTCTTTGCGCTCGATCTTTATTATTTGAGATACGGCCGGTATCCTGATGCGCTTCAACAGCTCGCGACGGAAGGGTTATTGAATTCAAAAAGGGAGCGGCGAATTGATTTATCAAAGTGGAAGTATGAACTAACCGGAAATACCTTTCGCTTGTCCTCTCTTTAA
- the plsY gene encoding glycerol-3-phosphate 1-O-acyltransferase PlsY: MLIEFGSVIIAYLVGSIPVGLLISKFSGGVDPRQAGSKNIGATNVMRVAGKKAAALTLIGDLLKGLLPVAAARLFNLPEEGLLLVGLSAILGHIFPVYLKFKGGKGVATSFGVFLMIAPLIALIALLIWIAGISFSKYSSVGALSAFAALPFLAVLLKPEMKFVLFSTIISILVYIRHKENIQRLIAGREEQAHRNEG; encoded by the coding sequence ATGCTGATTGAATTCGGATCGGTGATCATCGCCTACCTCGTCGGATCGATTCCGGTCGGCCTTCTGATCTCGAAATTCAGCGGGGGGGTCGACCCCCGGCAGGCGGGAAGCAAAAACATCGGGGCAACCAATGTCATGCGGGTGGCGGGGAAGAAAGCGGCCGCCTTGACCCTGATCGGCGATCTCCTCAAGGGGCTTCTCCCGGTCGCCGCCGCCCGGCTTTTTAATCTTCCGGAAGAAGGACTTCTTCTGGTCGGTCTCTCGGCCATCCTGGGTCACATCTTCCCGGTATACCTCAAATTCAAAGGGGGAAAGGGGGTCGCCACCAGCTTCGGCGTTTTTTTGATGATCGCCCCCCTTATCGCCCTCATCGCCCTGCTGATTTGGATCGCAGGGATCTCCTTTAGCAAATATTCCTCGGTGGGCGCCCTCTCGGCGTTTGCGGCCCTTCCCTTCCTGGCGGTTCTCCTAAAACCAGAAATGAAATTTGTCCTCTTCTCCACCATAATTTCAATTTTGGTGTATATTCGACATAAGGAGAACATTCAGCGGCTGATTGCCGGTCGGGAAGAGCAGGCCCATCGCAATGAAGGATAA
- the pgsA gene encoding CDP-diacylglycerol--glycerol-3-phosphate 3-phosphatidyltransferase, whose product MNLPNILTMIRVVLIPFFIFFFSRPSTSSAIIAAVIFLVASLTDLLDGYFARRRKEVTQFGKFLDPVADKLLIVSALILLVANGRVPAWIAIVIIGREFAVTAFRAIASSEGVIIAAEGTGKYKMFLQTVAIIFLITDLPAFYFHEIGLFLLLIATALAIYSAGQYFIKFGRQVNLMKVK is encoded by the coding sequence ATGAATCTGCCGAATATCCTCACCATGATCCGGGTCGTGCTGATCCCGTTCTTCATCTTTTTCTTCTCGCGGCCGTCCACCTCATCGGCGATCATTGCCGCAGTGATTTTCCTGGTCGCCTCCTTGACCGACCTCCTCGACGGCTACTTTGCCCGCCGGCGGAAGGAGGTGACCCAATTCGGAAAATTCTTGGATCCGGTCGCAGATAAACTTTTGATCGTGTCCGCCCTGATCCTGCTGGTCGCGAACGGCCGCGTGCCGGCCTGGATCGCCATCGTCATCATCGGGCGGGAATTCGCCGTGACCGCTTTCCGGGCGATCGCTTCCTCCGAAGGGGTGATCATCGCCGCGGAGGGGACGGGGAAATACAAGATGTTCCTTCAGACGGTCGCGATTATTTTCTTGATCACCGACCTCCCCGCGTTCTATTTTCATGAGATCGGACTGTTCCTTCTCCTGATCGCGACGGCGCTCGCCATCTACTCCGCCGGACAATACTTCATCAAATTCGGCCGGCAGGTGAATTTGATGAAGGTCAAATAG
- a CDS encoding lysophospholipid acyltransferase family protein, which yields MKISKKLVRSFIFAALASVAFLTRPLSWKWGVRLGGMIGTLLYYLLRRERAKSLEGLRIAFGSDKPERELHQILKKSFQNLGKGLIEIINFGNLKPEQIESLITIEGEEYLKEAECEENGTILITGHLGNWELMAAALSLRGYPLHVIAAPLYDPRIDEWIVQHRSRFQVETISRGSPSSSKKILGVLRKKEILGLLIDQDTKVNGVFVNFFNKKAYTPAGAAELALRSGAATMMCFITRLPNDHHRISIEKPMTLVQSAEHSKDVEINTARFTSRIEEHIKQYPDQWVWMHRRWKTKPEKNGPE from the coding sequence ATGAAAATTTCTAAAAAACTGGTCCGCTCTTTTATCTTTGCTGCATTAGCCTCGGTTGCTTTTTTGACCCGGCCGCTCTCCTGGAAATGGGGGGTTCGCCTCGGCGGCATGATCGGCACCCTTCTTTATTACCTTCTCCGGAGAGAAAGGGCCAAGTCGCTGGAGGGGCTTCGGATCGCTTTCGGCTCCGATAAACCGGAGCGGGAGCTCCACCAGATTCTGAAAAAGAGTTTTCAAAATCTGGGGAAGGGGCTGATCGAGATCATCAATTTCGGAAACCTGAAGCCCGAGCAGATCGAGTCGTTGATTACAATCGAAGGGGAAGAGTATCTCAAAGAAGCCGAGTGCGAGGAAAATGGAACGATTCTGATTACCGGCCACCTCGGCAATTGGGAGCTGATGGCGGCGGCGCTGTCGCTTCGCGGCTATCCGCTCCATGTGATTGCCGCCCCCCTTTACGACCCGCGCATCGACGAATGGATCGTGCAACATCGATCCCGCTTTCAGGTGGAGACGATCAGCCGGGGAAGTCCCTCTTCGTCAAAAAAAATCTTAGGCGTTCTGAGAAAGAAAGAAATCCTCGGTCTTCTGATCGATCAGGACACCAAGGTCAACGGCGTCTTTGTCAATTTTTTCAACAAAAAAGCCTACACCCCGGCCGGCGCCGCGGAGCTCGCGCTGCGAAGCGGGGCGGCGACGATGATGTGCTTTATCACGCGGCTTCCGAACGACCATCATCGGATCAGCATCGAGAAACCGATGACCCTGGTGCAGAGCGCCGAACATTCAAAAGACGTCGAGATCAATACGGCGCGCTTTACCTCCCGAATTGAAGAGCACATCAAACAGTATCCCGACCAATGGGTCTGGATGCATCGACGCTGGAAAACGAAGCCGGAGAAAAATGGTCCAGAATAA